Proteins encoded within one genomic window of Bacillus sp. F19:
- a CDS encoding TetR/AcrR family transcriptional regulator has product MSRLTPRKMKALQTKQRILETALELFSKKGFDHVTVDEIVSKSETSKGAFYVHFNSKYEIFLEKFKEIDDFYASFIQSLPSGISSHEKLLLFTQSQMIYLRDSLGKDIMRTVYMSGLIPAQVNYFSNTDRNLYKIVYTLVKEGQEAGEIKKDLSSNEITMLITRCMRGTLYDWLLFEENYDLLDESQKFIRTILGGIQK; this is encoded by the coding sequence ATGTCACGTTTGACTCCAAGAAAAATGAAAGCTCTGCAAACAAAACAAAGAATTTTAGAAACAGCACTAGAGCTTTTTAGTAAAAAGGGATTTGATCATGTAACTGTTGATGAAATAGTCAGTAAAAGCGAAACATCCAAAGGCGCTTTTTATGTGCATTTTAATTCTAAATACGAAATCTTCCTTGAAAAATTTAAGGAAATCGATGACTTTTATGCTTCTTTTATTCAATCTCTCCCGAGCGGAATATCCTCTCATGAAAAATTACTTCTGTTTACTCAATCCCAAATGATTTATCTTAGGGATTCTTTAGGTAAAGATATTATGAGGACAGTTTATATGAGCGGTTTAATTCCAGCGCAAGTGAATTACTTTTCCAATACTGATCGTAATCTCTATAAGATTGTCTATACTTTAGTTAAAGAAGGTCAGGAAGCTGGTGAAATCAAAAAAGATCTTTCATCAAATGAAATAACGATGTTAATAACTCGCTGCATGCGAGGAACACTATATGATTGGCTATTATTTGAAGAGAATTACGATCTATTAGATGAAAGCCAAAAATTCATAAGAACTATTTTAGGAGGAATTCAAAAGTGA
- a CDS encoding MHS family MFS transporter, with protein sequence MKKSRVLFASLAGSVIEWYDFYLYGTATGLVFSTLFFPNQDPAISLLIAFATFGAGYAARPIGSIIFGHMGDKIGRKATLMLTLIGMGGSSFLIGLLPTYAQIGLLAPIMLVILRIFQGIALGGEWGGAVLLATEYAPKGVRGLYGSIPQLGVPLGLVAGSFSLTFISSMTTDAQFLAWGWRIPFLFSAVLIVLALWIRSGIDETPAFQQQKERGELSKVPIIETFRNNWKSVFHVIGLKLGDGFFNVFLMSYVLVFATSYLGYSRDIALTALTIGCATMIITIPAVGYLSDFIGRKVIYIGGLILMFLFAVPYFTMIGEGAIWLYYFQAAMLGIIWAAIFSTQGTFFSELFPAKVRYTGLSVGYQIAAAIVGFGPMIWTSMAESYGPSPWVFGGFMMSGIAISLVLCIFAPDTRKISRYEDRVDTFKSDKTLNV encoded by the coding sequence ATGAAAAAAAGCCGTGTTCTTTTTGCCAGCCTTGCTGGCTCGGTTATAGAGTGGTATGACTTCTATTTATATGGTACGGCAACTGGATTAGTTTTTTCAACTCTCTTTTTTCCAAATCAGGATCCCGCGATATCACTCCTTATCGCTTTTGCTACCTTTGGAGCTGGATATGCTGCACGCCCGATAGGAAGTATCATTTTTGGGCACATGGGTGATAAGATTGGGCGAAAGGCTACACTTATGCTAACACTTATCGGTATGGGAGGGAGTTCCTTTCTAATTGGTTTACTGCCAACCTATGCCCAGATCGGCTTACTCGCCCCTATCATGCTTGTGATCCTGAGGATTTTTCAAGGGATTGCCCTTGGCGGTGAATGGGGTGGAGCAGTCCTTTTGGCAACAGAGTATGCTCCTAAAGGGGTTCGCGGATTATACGGTTCCATTCCCCAATTAGGTGTTCCATTAGGATTGGTTGCGGGGTCCTTCAGTCTTACATTTATAAGTTCAATGACAACCGATGCTCAATTTTTAGCATGGGGATGGCGTATACCCTTCCTATTCAGCGCTGTGCTCATTGTTCTGGCACTGTGGATCAGGAGCGGTATAGATGAGACCCCGGCTTTTCAGCAGCAAAAAGAGCGTGGAGAACTGTCAAAGGTGCCAATTATAGAGACCTTCCGCAACAACTGGAAAAGCGTTTTTCATGTGATTGGACTTAAATTGGGTGACGGATTTTTTAATGTATTTCTCATGTCCTATGTCCTTGTCTTTGCAACGTCCTATTTGGGTTACTCACGCGATATAGCCCTAACCGCCCTGACAATAGGCTGTGCTACAATGATTATCACCATTCCTGCTGTTGGGTACCTATCTGACTTTATAGGTCGTAAAGTTATCTATATTGGCGGATTAATTCTAATGTTCCTCTTTGCGGTTCCATACTTTACGATGATCGGGGAAGGTGCCATCTGGCTCTACTATTTCCAGGCAGCAATGCTTGGCATCATCTGGGCGGCGATTTTTTCAACTCAAGGAACTTTTTTCTCTGAGTTATTCCCTGCAAAAGTTCGATACACCGGTTTGTCAGTTGGGTATCAGATTGCCGCCGCTATTGTAGGATTTGGACCAATGATTTGGACCTCAATGGCAGAATCATATGGGCCATCACCGTGGGTTTTTGGCGGATTCATGATGTCGGGGATAGCGATCTCCCTTGTCTTATGTATCTTTGCACCAGATACCAGGAAAATTTCCCGGTACGAAGATCGTGTGGATACGTTCAAATCAGACAAGACTCTTAATGTTTAA
- a CDS encoding ATP-binding cassette domain-containing protein, producing the protein MIQTTADTPLLKVRNMNKRFGKGCTHCHSPQDLKSNDNRCPKCGSVWACIDVNVDLYQGEILGIVGESGSGKSSFVKSLYFDDAVTSGEATISTYHDGKANIFSVSAQQKRYIRNYMMGMVYQNPWLGLKMSFSSGGNIAEKLIASGNYHVGNIRERASELLEHVEIPVSRMDELPKNFSGGMQQRVQISKAMANNPPILLLDEVTTGLDLSVQAKVLDLIRCIQREFGVSMIVVSHDLGVIRMLADRTLVMKSGRVVEQGLTDQILEDPEHPYTQLLVHSLL; encoded by the coding sequence ATGATTCAGACAACGGCGGACACCCCTCTATTAAAAGTAAGAAATATGAATAAACGATTTGGGAAAGGATGCACTCATTGTCATTCACCGCAGGACCTTAAAAGCAATGACAACCGTTGTCCAAAATGCGGCAGTGTCTGGGCATGCATTGATGTGAATGTGGATTTGTATCAGGGAGAAATTTTAGGGATCGTCGGCGAAAGCGGTTCAGGGAAAAGCTCCTTCGTTAAGAGCCTCTATTTTGATGATGCTGTCACTTCAGGGGAAGCAACCATCTCCACATACCATGACGGAAAAGCTAATATTTTTTCAGTCTCTGCCCAGCAGAAACGGTATATCCGCAATTACATGATGGGAATGGTTTATCAAAATCCATGGCTCGGTCTTAAAATGTCGTTTTCAAGCGGAGGAAACATTGCAGAAAAATTAATCGCGTCAGGGAACTACCATGTCGGAAACATCCGTGAACGCGCATCAGAGCTGCTAGAGCATGTTGAAATTCCGGTCAGCCGGATGGATGAGCTTCCGAAGAATTTCAGCGGCGGCATGCAGCAGCGCGTGCAGATTTCAAAAGCGATGGCGAATAATCCTCCCATTCTTTTGCTTGATGAAGTGACAACTGGCCTGGATTTATCGGTACAGGCAAAAGTATTGGATCTTATCCGCTGTATTCAGCGTGAGTTTGGCGTATCCATGATTGTTGTTTCCCATGATCTTGGCGTGATTCGCATGCTTGCTGACCGGACGCTTGTGATGAAAAGCGGAAGAGTTGTCGAACAGGGATTAACCGACCAAATCTTAGAAGATCCAGAGCACCCTTATACTCAATTGCTTGTGCATTCTCTTTTATAA
- a CDS encoding AMP-binding protein, with protein MDIVGDKNLRDLFNEKVAAHRDKTFLIFEDKEVRKYGFTYGEFAERVYRLSQVFVDFGVEKGNHVALHLPNSLDFMTSWFALASIGAIMVPTNPLSTSNEMEYILEHSESVLIITEKEHLDKINCIHKNLPKLKEILLARYEGADFEGQNLNRLIENAKPNYETVKLDSEDTAAMLYTSGTTSKPKGVQVTHANYIFTGEVMSKSIRLSPNDRQFIVLPLFHGNAQYYSAMSALVVGASIAITERFSASGYFKQARRLNVTVGSLFAAPIRMILAQNYDPNDINHSLRIIWFAQMVSEEQLKKFEEKYKVSLLQMYGMTETVGVPLMNPIDGIRKNMSMGKPTIGYEVKVVDDDGNDVHIKETGQIIVKGITGRTLMKGYFKNPEATAETMRDGWLYTGDNARVEDDGYFYFVDRKKDMIKRAGENVAANEVESILAEHQSVYEAAVIGIPDDIRDEAIKAYVILKENYEGSEQELLSYCRERLAKFKVPDSIEFIKEFPRTAVGKVQKHILRQRHKESGKAHL; from the coding sequence ATGGATATTGTCGGGGATAAAAACTTGCGGGATTTATTTAATGAGAAAGTTGCCGCACATCGTGATAAAACGTTTCTTATTTTTGAAGATAAAGAGGTACGAAAGTATGGCTTTACTTATGGGGAATTTGCTGAGCGTGTATACCGATTGAGTCAAGTATTCGTCGATTTTGGTGTAGAAAAAGGCAATCATGTAGCATTGCACCTTCCTAATAGTTTGGATTTCATGACTTCATGGTTTGCTTTGGCCAGCATCGGAGCCATCATGGTTCCAACAAATCCTTTATCCACTTCAAACGAAATGGAATATATCTTAGAACATTCAGAATCAGTCCTAATTATTACTGAGAAGGAACACTTGGATAAAATAAATTGTATTCATAAAAACTTGCCGAAACTTAAAGAAATATTGTTGGCACGTTATGAAGGGGCGGATTTTGAAGGTCAAAATTTGAATAGGTTAATAGAGAATGCTAAACCTAATTATGAAACTGTCAAATTAGATTCAGAAGATACAGCAGCAATGTTATACACATCTGGAACGACTTCTAAACCTAAAGGGGTTCAGGTTACTCACGCAAATTACATCTTTACAGGTGAAGTGATGTCGAAGTCAATTCGGTTATCTCCGAATGATAGACAATTCATTGTTCTGCCTTTATTTCACGGAAATGCACAATACTATTCGGCAATGTCAGCCTTGGTGGTGGGAGCCAGTATTGCCATTACCGAGCGATTTAGCGCCTCTGGTTATTTCAAACAAGCAAGAAGGCTCAATGTGACAGTTGGTTCGCTGTTTGCTGCACCAATTAGGATGATTCTTGCACAAAATTACGATCCCAATGACATAAATCATTCATTAAGAATTATCTGGTTTGCTCAAATGGTCTCGGAGGAACAATTAAAGAAATTTGAAGAAAAATATAAGGTTTCATTATTACAGATGTATGGAATGACAGAAACAGTAGGAGTTCCATTAATGAATCCAATCGATGGAATACGCAAAAACATGAGTATGGGTAAACCGACGATCGGGTATGAGGTGAAAGTTGTAGATGATGATGGGAACGATGTACATATAAAGGAGACAGGTCAAATCATTGTTAAAGGAATTACAGGTCGCACGCTGATGAAAGGGTATTTTAAGAATCCTGAGGCAACTGCAGAAACAATGCGGGATGGCTGGCTATACACGGGGGATAATGCAAGGGTTGAAGATGACGGTTATTTTTATTTTGTTGATAGAAAAAAAGATATGATTAAACGGGCCGGAGAAAATGTTGCGGCCAATGAGGTTGAGAGTATTTTAGCTGAACATCAAAGTGTATACGAGGCTGCAGTAATTGGCATCCCCGATGACATTCGTGATGAAGCAATAAAAGCATATGTTATTTTAAAGGAAAATTACGAAGGATCTGAGCAAGAGTTATTATCTTACTGCCGTGAACGTTTAGCAAAATTCAAAGTTCCAGATTCAATAGAGTTTATCAAAGAATTTCCCAGAACAGCAGTTGGAAAAGTGCAAAAGCATATTTTAAGGCAAAGACATAAAGAAAGCGGGAAGGCGCACTTATAG
- a CDS encoding alpha-D-ribose 1-methylphosphonate 5-triphosphate diphosphatase: MKIYHAKIVTPENVIENGTIEILEGKIASINEGEPKAIGFEDIDAAGRWVLPGLVDSHSDAIELELEPRPSSTFPIEISFFELEKKLVGEGITTIYHSLSLMEENAKKWIRQNDTVLQVIDDIKRLSAGKQLIRHKTHLRYEITNTVAVEDVKKMMKDGKIDQLSFMDHTPGQGQFRDLEVHKRLLMEHRHFTEEEAKQVIEDSKLLPKLNGEILAELSELAAEYNIPLASHDDDTLEKIDLVKSWNAVISEFPIELDVAVKAKEEGLYVVMGAPNALLGKSHSNNVSALEAVQNGAVDILCSDYYPSSLLHAAFKLYKEGMPIYQAFNMVSLNPAKALGMEMEIGSIEEGKLADLIIISEEGVRPVLEMVMVNGQVVCQMNYHFPAAVPIPM, from the coding sequence ATGAAAATCTATCATGCAAAAATCGTAACGCCTGAAAACGTCATCGAGAATGGGACGATTGAAATTCTTGAAGGAAAAATCGCTTCTATTAATGAAGGAGAACCGAAAGCGATTGGATTTGAGGATATTGATGCAGCAGGAAGATGGGTTCTCCCAGGTTTGGTTGATTCCCACAGCGATGCAATTGAATTAGAGCTGGAACCTCGTCCAAGCAGTACTTTTCCAATAGAAATCTCATTTTTCGAGCTGGAAAAAAAGCTTGTTGGAGAAGGTATTACGACAATCTATCATTCTTTATCGCTTATGGAGGAAAATGCGAAAAAATGGATTCGTCAAAATGATACGGTGCTGCAGGTAATTGATGATATCAAACGGCTGTCTGCCGGAAAACAGCTGATCCGCCACAAAACACACTTAAGATATGAAATAACAAACACAGTCGCAGTTGAAGATGTGAAAAAAATGATGAAGGACGGGAAAATTGATCAGTTATCTTTTATGGATCACACGCCTGGACAAGGTCAATTTCGTGATTTAGAGGTTCATAAACGATTGTTAATGGAGCATCGTCATTTTACAGAGGAAGAAGCAAAGCAGGTCATTGAAGACAGCAAGCTGCTGCCGAAATTAAACGGTGAAATCTTAGCGGAGCTGTCAGAGCTTGCAGCAGAATATAACATCCCCCTTGCCTCTCATGATGACGATACACTTGAGAAAATTGACTTGGTTAAATCTTGGAACGCTGTCATCAGTGAGTTTCCGATTGAGCTTGATGTAGCTGTGAAGGCGAAGGAAGAAGGACTGTATGTTGTCATGGGAGCACCAAATGCCCTGCTTGGAAAATCACACAGCAATAATGTTTCTGCACTGGAAGCTGTTCAGAATGGTGCGGTTGATATTCTATGCTCTGACTATTATCCATCATCTTTATTGCATGCAGCTTTTAAATTGTATAAAGAAGGAATGCCAATCTATCAAGCTTTTAATATGGTGTCTTTAAATCCGGCGAAAGCGCTGGGCATGGAAATGGAAATAGGTTCGATTGAAGAAGGAAAGCTTGCCGATCTCATTATTATTAGTGAAGAAGGTGTGCGTCCGGTTCTTGAAATGGTGATGGTAAACGGCCAGGTTGTCTGTCAAATGAATTATCACTTCCCTGCGGCAGTCCCAATTCCAATGTAA
- a CDS encoding sigma-70 family RNA polymerase sigma factor, which translates to MHGNRLSDIKKQDWQAIEILEHYPKLQQYCQFLTQNKHDGEDVAQDVMLKAILKYEQEKISSALLNKMAYHHWVDLIRKRKKESLGELPELSARDHASRMNELSEMIDHLVAKCTPKQAVLFLLKEGFQYQAKELGEMLETSETSIKSALFRAKKRLAKDKEEADSYWDEEERELLSDLMYTSLQFQDPSPLLQALPKILTFDGTDSPALMLTSVRHLPSFSSSASLCMAA; encoded by the coding sequence ATGCACGGTAACAGGCTGTCAGACATAAAAAAACAGGATTGGCAAGCGATTGAAATACTTGAGCACTACCCAAAATTACAGCAATATTGTCAGTTTCTGACCCAAAATAAACATGACGGGGAAGATGTAGCCCAGGATGTGATGCTAAAAGCGATTCTTAAATACGAGCAAGAAAAAATCAGTTCTGCCCTTTTGAATAAAATGGCGTATCATCATTGGGTCGATTTGATTCGAAAAAGGAAAAAAGAATCTCTTGGCGAGCTTCCTGAGCTGAGTGCAAGGGATCATGCATCACGAATGAATGAACTTTCAGAAATGATTGATCATTTAGTAGCGAAGTGTACCCCAAAGCAAGCAGTCCTTTTTCTCCTGAAAGAAGGATTTCAATATCAGGCCAAAGAGCTTGGAGAAATGCTTGAAACGTCCGAGACTTCGATTAAATCCGCTTTGTTCCGTGCAAAGAAACGATTAGCGAAGGATAAGGAAGAGGCTGATTCCTACTGGGACGAGGAAGAACGCGAGCTGCTTTCTGACTTGATGTATACCTCCCTGCAATTTCAGGACCCATCTCCCTTGCTTCAGGCATTGCCGAAAATTCTTACATTTGATGGTACTGACAGCCCTGCGCTCATGCTTACAAGTGTGCGCCATTTACCGAGCTTCTCTTCTTCGGCCTCTCTGTGCATGGCTGCATAG
- a CDS encoding alpha-D-ribose 1-methylphosphonate 5-phosphate C-P-lyase PhnJ, producing MKKQLKQAYNYAFLDEGSKMEIRRSTLKAIAIPGYQVPFASRELPIGRGWGTGGLQLTLSLIGERDCVKVIDQGHDDSVNAVSIKKLIESCSNVITTNDSEEATIIQTRHRVPETPLREDQILVLQVPLPEPLRRVEAKEQETKKLHAEMDYSSMWLRLYEDIVHYGKITIGADYPSLVNGRYIFNPSPIPRYDLLKLHQAEGLYLFGAGREKKIYAIPPYTNVAPLEFEDYPFETERFEGLSCHICGSEDTFLDEIYNSETGEKVHQCSDTGHCTKVQGEKRLEV from the coding sequence ATGAAAAAGCAGCTAAAGCAAGCATACAATTATGCTTTTTTAGACGAAGGATCAAAAATGGAAATTCGCCGTTCCACACTGAAAGCCATTGCCATTCCAGGCTATCAGGTCCCTTTTGCATCAAGAGAGCTGCCAATCGGCAGAGGCTGGGGAACAGGTGGACTGCAGCTTACACTATCATTGATCGGAGAGAGGGACTGTGTGAAGGTTATCGATCAAGGTCATGATGACAGTGTGAATGCGGTCAGCATTAAAAAGTTGATTGAATCTTGCTCAAACGTCATAACTACCAATGATTCTGAGGAAGCCACGATAATTCAAACCAGACACAGAGTACCTGAAACACCACTGCGCGAAGATCAAATATTAGTTTTGCAGGTGCCCCTGCCTGAACCGCTGAGAAGAGTAGAAGCAAAGGAGCAGGAAACGAAAAAACTGCATGCTGAAATGGACTACAGCTCAATGTGGCTTAGATTATATGAAGATATTGTGCACTATGGAAAAATTACGATAGGCGCTGATTACCCAAGCTTGGTGAATGGCCGCTACATTTTTAATCCAAGTCCAATCCCGCGCTATGATTTGCTGAAGCTTCATCAGGCAGAAGGCCTCTATCTTTTCGGAGCAGGAAGAGAAAAGAAGATTTATGCCATTCCTCCTTATACGAATGTCGCTCCGCTTGAATTTGAGGATTATCCTTTTGAAACAGAACGGTTTGAAGGTCTTTCATGTCATATATGCGGCAGCGAAGACACGTTCCTTGATGAAATATACAACAGCGAAACAGGAGAGAAAGTGCATCAATGTTCAGATACCGGCCATTGTACAAAGGTTCAGGGAGAAAAGAGGTTAGAAGTATGA
- a CDS encoding carbon-phosphorus lyase complex subunit PhnI, whose protein sequence is MGYVAVTGGQKAIEHASRLVDYFRLKDRGETLKTNQIESQMRLLIDRVMGEGGLYAPEYAALALKQSEGDPAEAAFLLRAYRSTLPRNYYSLTAEPGDMRVVRRISSSFKDIPGGQLLGPTYDYTHRLLNFHLRNEDEQEIQSFLESMNLGAEDIKFEHTFQKVADLLRDQGFLSNREKNEEEPFDITREKITFPASRSARLQSLARGETGAMTAMAYSSMRGYGVVHPTIGELRVGHTDVHIPYPFGDEDDSLYIGEVLLTEVETINSFTQNDEGDVEFMLGYGLTFGQNEVKAIAMAILERSLETKGTSPAQDEEFVLLHIDSIESNGFVSHLKLPHYITFQSTLDRIRQAQAETASKTAQFEREGSFSHT, encoded by the coding sequence GTGGGGTATGTAGCAGTAACTGGAGGGCAAAAAGCAATTGAGCATGCAAGTCGTCTAGTTGATTATTTTCGCTTAAAGGATAGGGGAGAAACCTTAAAAACGAATCAAATTGAAAGTCAAATGCGCCTTTTGATCGACCGGGTGATGGGAGAAGGCGGCTTATATGCACCTGAATATGCAGCTCTTGCCCTCAAGCAATCAGAAGGAGATCCTGCTGAAGCGGCATTTTTATTAAGAGCCTATCGATCTACTCTTCCAAGAAACTATTATTCTCTCACCGCCGAACCGGGGGACATGAGAGTGGTCAGAAGAATTTCCTCTTCATTTAAAGATATCCCTGGCGGACAGCTGCTTGGTCCAACCTATGATTATACCCATCGCTTATTAAATTTTCATTTAAGAAATGAAGATGAACAAGAAATTCAATCATTTTTGGAATCTATGAATCTAGGTGCAGAAGACATCAAGTTTGAACACACTTTTCAAAAGGTTGCAGACTTGCTGAGAGATCAGGGTTTTCTTTCAAACCGGGAGAAGAATGAAGAGGAGCCTTTTGATATTACCCGGGAAAAAATAACGTTTCCGGCTTCACGATCTGCTAGGCTTCAATCTCTTGCAAGGGGTGAAACTGGAGCCATGACGGCGATGGCTTACAGCAGTATGAGAGGGTATGGAGTTGTTCATCCGACAATTGGAGAATTGCGGGTTGGACACACAGATGTTCATATTCCATATCCGTTTGGAGATGAGGATGACAGTCTCTATATTGGAGAAGTGCTGCTGACTGAAGTTGAAACCATCAACTCTTTTACACAGAACGATGAGGGAGACGTCGAGTTTATGCTCGGTTACGGACTGACATTTGGTCAAAACGAAGTAAAGGCGATCGCTATGGCCATTTTGGAAAGAAGCTTGGAGACTAAGGGGACATCCCCTGCACAGGATGAAGAGTTTGTGCTGCTGCATATAGACAGCATTGAATCAAATGGCTTTGTCTCCCATTTGAAATTGCCTCATTATATTACCTTTCAATCCACTTTGGATCGAATCCGGCAGGCTCAAGCAGAAACAGCTTCTAAAACAGCCCAATTCGAAAGAGAAGGATCGTTCAGTCATACATAA
- the phnL gene encoding phosphonate C-P lyase system protein PhnL: MNELLKVENLQKTFKMHEFNEKQIIGCNGISFLLNEGEFIGITGKSGSGKSTVLKSIYRTYAPTGGSMHYKSEQFGPIDLVKATDREMIAIRKHEIGYVSQFLNVMPRITAIEVVAEALMEMGKGSEHAAAEAKSILAHFNLPSSLWDSYPRTFSGGEKLRLNLAQAMVKRPKLLLLDEPTASLDDASKISVKEMILQLKTEGTSMIGIFHDLDFMETVVDREYSLMQGVLKDEMIV, translated from the coding sequence ATGAACGAATTATTGAAAGTAGAAAACTTGCAAAAAACGTTTAAAATGCATGAATTTAATGAAAAACAGATTATAGGCTGCAATGGCATCAGTTTTTTACTTAACGAAGGTGAATTTATCGGAATAACAGGCAAAAGCGGATCAGGAAAGTCAACTGTACTAAAAAGCATTTACCGGACGTATGCACCGACAGGCGGTTCTATGCATTACAAATCGGAGCAGTTTGGACCCATTGATTTGGTGAAAGCGACCGATCGGGAAATGATTGCCATCCGAAAACATGAGATAGGATATGTATCTCAATTTTTAAATGTTATGCCAAGGATTACAGCAATTGAGGTTGTTGCAGAAGCACTGATGGAAATGGGAAAAGGAAGCGAACATGCAGCGGCGGAGGCAAAATCAATATTGGCTCATTTCAACCTTCCATCTTCCTTATGGGATTCTTATCCCCGCACGTTCAGCGGCGGAGAAAAACTGCGGCTGAATTTGGCACAGGCCATGGTTAAACGCCCTAAATTATTGCTGCTCGATGAACCGACTGCCTCCCTTGATGATGCATCAAAGATTTCGGTAAAGGAAATGATTCTGCAGCTGAAAACAGAGGGAACGAGCATGATTGGCATTTTCCACGATCTTGATTTCATGGAGACAGTGGTGGATCGTGAATACAGCTTAATGCAAGGTGTATTAAAGGATGAAATGATCGTTTAA
- a CDS encoding PHP domain-containing protein → MIDLHCHTKISDCSFTTEEVISIAEQKGVTHLAITNHDTTSGLSEAAEIGKALGVSIIPGIEISAFDFTRGNRAHILGLYVTPGHEAISELCQPLIEQRNNASQKMVRILIEAGYDLSWNEVEELAAGGTGVYKQHIMHALLKKGYTTSIYGTLYKKLFSKGSTAEERGMAYIPIEYVSAEDAIKAIRRAGGLPVLAHPGQFHNFDAVEEWAQLGLEGIEVNHPLHNQTDRMKARHLAERFNLIQTGGSDFHGLYSDTQSEIGAFAADQVEFDKLIARKDSMLKL, encoded by the coding sequence ATGATCGATTTGCATTGTCATACAAAGATATCGGACTGTTCATTTACAACAGAAGAAGTTATTTCAATTGCTGAACAAAAAGGTGTTACGCATTTGGCTATCACAAATCATGACACAACTTCAGGGCTCAGTGAAGCAGCAGAAATCGGAAAGGCACTTGGCGTTTCCATTATTCCAGGCATAGAAATATCGGCATTTGATTTCACTCGAGGAAATCGTGCTCACATATTAGGACTGTATGTGACACCTGGACATGAAGCAATAAGTGAACTCTGTCAGCCTTTAATCGAACAAAGAAACAATGCATCCCAAAAGATGGTCAGGATATTAATTGAAGCAGGCTACGACCTGTCATGGAATGAAGTCGAGGAGCTTGCTGCAGGCGGAACAGGTGTCTATAAACAGCATATTATGCATGCATTATTGAAAAAGGGCTACACAACATCCATCTATGGCACGCTTTACAAAAAGCTGTTTTCAAAAGGAAGTACTGCAGAAGAGAGAGGAATGGCGTATATACCTATTGAATATGTTTCAGCAGAAGATGCGATTAAAGCCATTCGAAGGGCCGGCGGACTGCCTGTCCTTGCACACCCAGGCCAATTTCATAACTTTGATGCAGTCGAAGAATGGGCACAGCTTGGCTTAGAGGGAATTGAAGTCAACCATCCGCTGCATAATCAAACAGACAGAATGAAAGCTAGACATTTAGCAGAGCGCTTTAACTTGATTCAAACAGGAGGTTCCGATTTTCACGGGCTTTATAGTGATACACAATCTGAAATCGGGGCTTTTGCAGCAGATCAAGTGGAATTTGATAAATTGATCGCGAGAAAAGATAGTATGCTAAAGCTATGA
- a CDS encoding acetyltransferase encodes MKLSEKPTIHEGAKVLDSTLGAWTEIGANSVIEESIIGDYTYTAGDAQITYSEVGKYCSIASHVRIHPVNHPMWRVTQHHLTYRRVQYDLGEYDDTEFFEWRKDHKVTIGHDVWIGHGAIIMPGVSIGTGAVIGSGAVVTKDVPPYMIAAGVPAKPIKERFPKEIAEKLLEIAWWNWDRPTLEERLEELNDVELFIRKYGK; translated from the coding sequence ATGAAATTATCAGAAAAGCCAACCATTCATGAGGGTGCAAAGGTTCTTGACAGCACACTTGGCGCCTGGACAGAAATAGGAGCAAACTCCGTTATAGAAGAATCTATCATTGGTGATTACACCTATACTGCAGGAGATGCTCAAATTACGTATTCAGAGGTCGGGAAGTATTGTTCAATTGCCTCCCATGTGAGAATTCATCCGGTTAATCACCCAATGTGGAGAGTCACTCAGCATCACTTGACCTACCGCAGAGTTCAATATGACTTAGGTGAATATGACGACACGGAGTTTTTCGAATGGAGAAAAGACCATAAAGTAACGATTGGCCATGATGTCTGGATCGGCCATGGTGCCATTATCATGCCGGGTGTATCGATTGGGACAGGTGCAGTCATCGGTTCTGGGGCTGTTGTGACCAAAGACGTCCCTCCTTACATGATTGCAGCTGGAGTGCCGGCAAAGCCAATTAAAGAGCGCTTTCCAAAAGAAATCGCGGAAAAACTGCTGGAGATTGCATGGTGGAATTGGGATCGCCCTACATTGGAAGAACGCTTAGAAGAATTAAATGATGTCGAACTTTTTATCCGGAAATATGGAAAGTAA